The Georgenia faecalis genome includes a window with the following:
- the trpB gene encoding tryptophan synthase subunit beta → MTATGALAGAEGPYFGEFGGRFVPEALIAALDDLSAAWEQLKVDPAFQAELDELHRTYTGRPSILTEVPRFAEHAGGARVLLKREDLNHTGSHKINNVLGQALLTRSIGKKRIIAETGAGQHGVATATAAALLGLDCTVYMGEEDVRRQALNVARMRLLGAEVVPVSTGSRTLKDAINEAFRDWVTNVETTNYLFGTAAGPHPFPAMVRDLQKIIGEEARAQVLALTGALPDVVCACVGGGSNAIGIFNAFLDDDGVRLLGLEAGGDGVETGRHASSITGGEPGVLHGARSFLLQDEDGQTVESHSISAGLDYPGVGPEHSWLSSIGRAEYEPVTDAEAMEAFRLLCRTEGIIPAIESAHALAGALRVGRAARDAGEPAPTILVNLSGRGDKDVETAAAWFELLDPAEHDGHVPEAAPAPEDAEKTGSVDGAGYNATGSVEL, encoded by the coding sequence ATGACCGCCACCGGCGCCCTGGCCGGCGCGGAGGGGCCGTACTTCGGCGAGTTCGGCGGGCGGTTCGTCCCCGAGGCGCTCATCGCCGCGCTCGACGACCTGTCCGCGGCGTGGGAGCAGCTCAAGGTCGACCCGGCGTTCCAGGCCGAGCTCGACGAGCTGCACCGGACCTACACCGGACGCCCGAGCATCCTCACCGAGGTGCCCCGCTTCGCCGAGCACGCGGGCGGGGCGCGGGTGCTCCTCAAGCGCGAGGACCTCAACCACACCGGCTCGCACAAGATCAACAACGTGCTCGGCCAGGCGCTGCTCACCCGCTCCATCGGCAAGAAGCGGATCATCGCCGAGACCGGCGCCGGCCAGCACGGCGTCGCCACGGCCACCGCGGCGGCGCTCCTCGGCCTCGACTGCACGGTCTACATGGGCGAGGAGGACGTGCGCCGCCAGGCCCTCAACGTCGCCCGGATGCGTCTGCTCGGCGCCGAGGTGGTGCCGGTCTCGACCGGCTCACGCACCCTCAAGGACGCGATCAACGAGGCGTTCCGCGACTGGGTGACCAACGTTGAGACGACGAACTACCTCTTCGGCACGGCCGCCGGCCCGCACCCGTTCCCCGCGATGGTCCGCGACCTGCAGAAGATCATCGGTGAGGAGGCGCGCGCCCAGGTGCTCGCGCTCACCGGGGCGCTGCCCGACGTCGTCTGCGCGTGCGTGGGCGGCGGGTCGAACGCGATCGGCATCTTCAACGCCTTCCTCGACGACGACGGCGTGCGCCTGCTCGGCCTCGAGGCCGGCGGCGACGGCGTGGAGACCGGCCGGCACGCCTCCTCCATCACCGGCGGCGAGCCCGGCGTCCTCCACGGCGCGCGCAGCTTCCTCCTCCAGGACGAGGACGGCCAGACCGTCGAGTCGCACTCCATCTCCGCGGGCCTGGACTACCCGGGCGTCGGGCCGGAGCACTCGTGGCTGTCGAGCATCGGACGGGCCGAGTACGAGCCCGTCACCGACGCCGAGGCCATGGAGGCGTTCCGGCTGCTGTGCCGGACCGAGGGCATCATCCCCGCCATCGAGAGCGCGCACGCCCTCGCCGGCGCCCTGCGCGTGGGCCGCGCCGCCCGGGACGCGGGGGAGCCCGCGCCGACCATCCTCGTCAACCTCTCCGGCCGCGGGGACAAGGACGTCGAGACTGCCGCCGCGTGGTTCGAGCTCCTCGACCCCGCCGAGCACGACGGCCACGTCCCCGAGGCCGCGCCCGCGCCCGAGGACGCCGAGAAGACCGGTTCCGTGGACGGCGCCGGGTACAACGCGACCGGAAGCGTGGAGCTGTGA
- the lgt gene encoding prolipoprotein diacylglyceryl transferase, with the protein MTVLASIPSPPESVWYLGPLPIRAYAIAIGLGILAAWWILDRRYTAKGGPPDTAIDVAVWMVPFGIIGGRLYHVFSSPDAYFGPDGNPARIIEIWNGGLGIWGAIPLGGLGAWIALRRRGLRLAPFADALAPGLLVAQGIGRLGNYFNQELYGAPTTLPWGLEIDDRYLRPGYESGTLFHPTFLYEMLWNFAAAAFIIWAQRRFQLKHGRVFWLYVMSYTLGRVWIEYLRIDEAELVLGLRLNVWTSIVVFLVALTFFVIIGRRTRGVPETLWLPGREPAADDAGDDDDGDDDDGEAGAGTDGASRDRDEDEDATARPAESDAVAEPDAVAERGATAASDSVTERGATAGKADDDRH; encoded by the coding sequence GTGACGGTCCTCGCCTCGATCCCCAGCCCGCCCGAGTCCGTGTGGTACCTCGGGCCGCTGCCGATCCGTGCCTACGCCATCGCCATCGGCCTCGGCATCCTCGCGGCGTGGTGGATCCTCGACCGCCGCTACACCGCCAAGGGCGGTCCGCCCGACACCGCCATCGATGTCGCCGTCTGGATGGTGCCCTTCGGCATCATCGGCGGCCGGCTCTACCACGTCTTCTCCTCGCCGGACGCGTACTTCGGCCCCGACGGGAACCCGGCGCGCATCATCGAGATCTGGAACGGCGGGCTCGGGATCTGGGGCGCCATCCCGCTCGGCGGCCTCGGCGCGTGGATCGCGCTGCGCCGTCGGGGGCTGCGCCTCGCGCCGTTCGCGGACGCCCTCGCCCCGGGCCTGCTCGTCGCCCAGGGGATCGGCCGGCTCGGCAACTACTTCAACCAGGAGCTGTACGGCGCGCCGACGACCCTGCCCTGGGGCCTCGAGATCGACGACCGCTACCTGCGCCCCGGCTACGAGTCCGGCACGCTGTTCCACCCGACGTTCCTCTACGAGATGCTGTGGAACTTCGCCGCGGCCGCGTTCATCATCTGGGCGCAGCGGCGGTTCCAGCTCAAGCACGGGCGCGTCTTCTGGCTCTACGTCATGTCGTACACGCTCGGGCGGGTGTGGATCGAGTACCTGCGGATCGACGAGGCCGAGCTCGTCCTCGGGCTCCGGCTCAACGTGTGGACGTCGATCGTCGTGTTCCTCGTCGCGCTGACGTTCTTCGTCATCATCGGGCGGCGCACCCGCGGCGTCCCGGAGACGTTGTGGCTGCCGGGCCGTGAGCCGGCGGCCGACGACGCCGGCGACGACGACGACGGCGACGACGACGACGGCGAGGCCGGGGCCGGGACCGACGGCGCTTCCCGTGATCGCGACGAGGACGAGGACGCAACCGCCCGGCCGGCTGAGTCGGACGCCGTGGCCGAGCCGGACGCCGTCGCCGAGCGCGGCGCCACGGCCGCGTCGGACTCCGTGACCGAGCGCGGCGCCACGGCGGGCAAGGCCGACGACGACCGCCACTGA
- the trpA gene encoding tryptophan synthase subunit alpha — MSTTNAPTTRSTATAIDDARARGGSALIGYLPVGFPDVATSIDAARTLVDHGADVVELGLPYSDPGMDGAVIQAAAQAALDRGTRTRDVLHAVEQVAATGAAVVVMTYWNPVHRYGVDRFARDLASAGGAGLITPDLVPDEAGEWIAASEAHGLDRIFLVAPSSTTARLEMTAQASRGFVYAASTMGVTGVRSTVDDHARELVARTRQAGAERVCVGLGVSTREQAAQIAEFSDGVIVGSALVRTLQRADEDRAAGLRDLAALTAELAQGAHGA; from the coding sequence GTGAGCACGACGAACGCCCCGACCACCCGCTCGACCGCCACGGCGATCGACGACGCCCGGGCGCGCGGCGGCTCGGCGCTCATCGGGTACCTGCCCGTCGGGTTCCCCGACGTCGCCACCTCCATCGACGCCGCGCGGACCCTCGTGGACCACGGCGCCGACGTCGTCGAGCTCGGCCTGCCGTACTCCGACCCCGGCATGGACGGCGCCGTCATCCAGGCCGCCGCCCAGGCCGCGCTCGACCGGGGGACCCGGACCAGGGACGTCCTCCACGCCGTCGAGCAGGTGGCCGCGACCGGGGCCGCCGTCGTCGTCATGACGTACTGGAACCCCGTGCACCGCTACGGCGTCGACCGCTTCGCGCGCGACCTCGCCTCCGCGGGCGGCGCGGGCCTCATCACGCCGGACCTCGTCCCCGACGAGGCGGGGGAGTGGATCGCCGCGTCCGAGGCCCACGGCCTCGACCGGATCTTCCTCGTCGCCCCGAGCTCCACCACGGCGCGCCTGGAGATGACGGCGCAGGCCTCGCGCGGGTTCGTCTACGCCGCGTCGACCATGGGTGTCACCGGCGTACGCAGCACCGTCGACGACCACGCGCGCGAGCTCGTCGCCCGCACCCGGCAGGCCGGCGCCGAGCGTGTGTGCGTGGGGCTGGGCGTGTCCACCCGGGAGCAGGCGGCGCAGATCGCGGAGTTCTCCGACGGCGTCATCGTCGGCTCGGCGCTCGTGCGGACCCTCCAGCGCGCCGACGAGGACCGCGCCGCCGGCCTGCGGGACCTCGCCGCGCTCACGGCGGAGCTGGCCCAAGGCGCACACGGCGCCTGA
- the trpC gene encoding indole-3-glycerol phosphate synthase TrpC has protein sequence MTVLEEIIAGVREDLAVREERTPLADVKERAARTPQAKDAVAALRGTGEAVTIIAEVKRSSPSKGALADIADPAGLAGEYEAGGASAISVLTERRRFGGSLEDLGAVRAAVDVPVLRKDFIVTPYQVWEARAWGADLCLLIVAALEQTVLTSLVERVHSLGMTALVEAHDREEAVRAVDAGARVVGVNARNLHTLQVDRSVFASVVDVIPGGVLRVAESGVRGPHDVLDYARSGADVVLVGEALVTQGDPRRSVADMVAAGSHPALRSARR, from the coding sequence GTGACGGTCCTGGAAGAGATCATCGCCGGCGTCCGCGAGGACCTGGCCGTGCGCGAGGAGCGCACGCCGCTCGCGGACGTCAAGGAACGCGCCGCGCGCACCCCGCAGGCGAAGGACGCCGTCGCCGCGCTGCGCGGCACCGGCGAGGCTGTGACGATCATCGCTGAGGTCAAGCGGTCCAGCCCGAGCAAGGGCGCCCTGGCGGACATCGCCGACCCGGCCGGCCTGGCCGGCGAGTACGAGGCCGGCGGGGCCAGCGCCATCAGCGTCCTCACCGAGCGCCGCCGCTTCGGCGGAAGCCTGGAGGACCTGGGGGCCGTCCGTGCCGCCGTCGACGTCCCCGTCCTGCGCAAGGACTTCATCGTCACCCCGTACCAGGTGTGGGAGGCGCGCGCCTGGGGCGCCGACCTGTGCCTGCTCATCGTCGCGGCGCTCGAGCAGACCGTCCTCACCTCCCTCGTCGAACGGGTCCACTCCCTCGGGATGACCGCGCTCGTCGAGGCGCACGACCGCGAGGAGGCCGTGCGCGCCGTCGACGCCGGGGCGCGCGTCGTCGGCGTCAACGCCCGCAACCTCCACACCCTGCAGGTCGACCGCTCGGTCTTCGCCTCCGTCGTCGACGTCATCCCCGGCGGCGTGCTGCGCGTCGCCGAGTCCGGCGTCCGCGGACCCCACGACGTCCTCGACTACGCGCGCTCCGGCGCCGACGTCGTCCTCGTCGGCGAGGCGCTCGTCACCCAGGGCGACCCGCGCCGCTCCGTGGCGGACATGGTCGCCGCGGGCTCCCACCCCGCCCTGCGATCGGCACGCCGATGA